TATGGTCTTGCAATTGTTGGAAAAAACGAATTAATGTATCCATTCTATCATTCCCAATTTGCACTGTTCCATTGACAACCCCAACAAAATGCGCCCGAAAACTGGAGGCATCTAACAATTGTTGCAATTGTTTTTGTAACTGACTATTCGATAAAGTGGAGGGATCAAAAGTTGTTCCAGCAATCAGTTCTCCCGTCGTAAATAATAAGCGATTAGGTTCGGCTTTGGTAAAAACAGAAACCTTGGTTTCACCGACTAAATAATTAGCAGCCGAAATCACTTGCACCACATAATCCCGACCATCATCAATTTCATTAATTAAATCTTCAACTTCTACTTTAGTTATTTGAATTACCCGTGATTGATTGGCATTTTTATTCGCCAATTGTACGGATTCAATCGCCTGAATATTCGCTTCTTGTAAGAGTCTATTAACCGCTTGGATAGAGGTTTTGGGGTCATTAATTCTGACTAATCCACTGGCTAAGATTTGTCCTCGTTCTAAAGCAACATTGCCTTCTCGTAACAGTTGAAAATCGCGTTCAACCAATTCTACTTGCTGGGCTAAAACTTGTTTTTGCTGTTCTAATTTTTCCTGTTCCGTTTCCAATTCTTGCAGACGAGATTCTCGTTTAGCAATAATTTGATCCTGTTCCGTAATTCGTTGTTCCTGTTGTTCGAGTTCTTGATCTTGCTGTTTCATCTCTTGATCTCGTTTAGCAATTTCCCGATCACGAGCCTGAATTTGAGCTTTAACTTGTTCTCGTTGTTGAATTAGGTTTTGACGTTCAGTTCTGAGTTTAGCGATTTCTGCTTGTAAACTTTGTTTTTGTTTAAACACCCCTTGGAGACGATTTTCTGTCCGATTCAGTTCAGCTTCTGTTGCTGTTTTTTCCGATTGAATCCCCTGCAATTGTTTCTGAAGATCTCCCAATTGACTTTGAGTTCGTTGTAATTCTTCTGCTGTTTGAATCGCTTGAGACTGAGCGGTTTGTAGGGATTGATTAATCCCATTCAACTGAGTCATTGCGGTATTCAGTTCGACTCTGGCTTTAGCTAAATCGGTTTCTACTCGTTTTTTTTCATCTTCAGCGCGAGTTAAATCTTTACGAGCATCATTGAGTCGAGTTTGAATTTGATCAATTTGAAAAACGCCCCGACGTAGGGGTTTACTGGAGGCAAATAAAATCCCTAACGTCAATGCCGAAAGCACACTGCCCGTTACAATTGTCACGACCATAGCAGTGTTACGGGGGCGGAGATTGAATAAACTCAGCCTGGCTTTTCCAACTTTCGTTCCCAGGCGATCACTGACAGTGGCAATTACGCCTCCCAGAACTAAGATAGATATAACCAGGATAATTCCTGCGGTCATATCAAAAATTTAACACTGTAGTTTAAATGGATTTGACCCCCTCTAATTCTGAGTTTTTCCTCTGAACTTCAGCTAAATTCTCTCTGGTTCTATTTTCAGGAAAAGACCTGAATCATCTTAAGATTCATCAGCAAAACCTTGAATAGACTAGGTGAATTGTTGGCTTAGGGTAACGGGATTATGGACTGTGATCTTTTTCTTATGAATCGAGATCATGTTTTTTTGCCGCAAATCTCCTAATAAACGGGTAACAGTCACTCGTGTTGAACCAATGGCTTCTGCGATCGCCTGATGGGAGAGCTTTAAGTCAATCCGAATCCCATCTTTACCCGGCACACCAAAATCTCGACAAAGAATTAGAAGAAAACTGACTAATCTTGATCCCATATCTCGGTGAGCTAAGGTTTCAATCATCATCTCTGTTTGTAAAATTCGAGATGATAATCCTCGCAACATTACCATTGGCAATTCGGGATCACTTTTTAGGGCTTTCTCAACTTGTTCAATGGGAACCGAGAGTAGTTCTACAGGGGTAAAGGCGACGGCATGGTAAAACCGATCTGACCGATGACCTGTAATTAAAGATAAAACACCAAATACACTATTTTCTCGAAGTAAAGCAACAGTAATCTCTTCTCCAGCTTCATAGACTCTGGACAGTTTTACCGCACCTTTAATCAGAACATAGACGCGCTCCGCCGGATCGCCGGGAAAGAAGATCGTCTTGCCCCGTTCAAAGCTTTCCACGACGGGTGGGAATGCCCCTCCGCCGATGCTGCGGAACACTTCTGCTAACGGTCTATCATACGTCACGACCCGATCCCTTGCACTAACAATGCCCTAATATATCTTCCGTATTTCAGTTTACGCTAATTGCATCATCTTTCTTCCCCCGGTCAACTCCCGCTAAATCGCTACTCCGATTAGTCCTGCTCTGGCGAAGGATTCAGAGGAAAGCCCTTGGGGGGAATGGACAAATGAATGCCTTTGAGAAGGATACCAGTTGCATATAGAATAATCTATTATGCTGAATTTGAACGGAAAAAACGCACTGGTTACGGGCATTGCCAACAATCGCTCAATTGCGTGGGGCATTGCCCAACAGCTTCACGAAGCTGGAGCTAATATCGGAGTGACCTATCTTCCTGACGAGAAAGGTCGTTTTGAAAAAAAGGTCAAAGAGTTGGTTGAACCCCTCAACCCTAGTTTATTTTTGCCCTGTGATGTCCAGAATGATGCTCAAATTGAGGAGCTTTTTACCGCCATCCGCGACCAGTGGGGACGGATAGATATCCTCATTCATTGTCTGGCTTTTGCTGGAAAAGAGGAACTCTCAGGGGACTTTAGCAATGTATCTCGTGGCGGATTTACCCGCACGTTAGATATTAGTGCTTATTCATTGGTACAACTGAGCGCTGCTGCTAAACCTTTAATGACCCAGGGCGGTAGTATCGTTACCCTAACATATCTCGGCGGTGTGCGGGTGATTCCCAATTACAACGTCATGGGTATTGCTAAGGCGGCTTTGGAAATGAATGTTCGTTACTTGGCGGCGGAGTTAGGGCCATTGGGGATTCGGGTAAATGGCATTTCGGCTGGCCCGATTCGGACTTTAGCTTCTTCAGCAGTTGGCGGCATTTTAGATATGATTCACCACGTTGAAGAAATTGCTCCCCTGAAACGGACTGTGACCCAAACCGAAG
This genomic window from Planktothrix serta PCC 8927 contains:
- a CDS encoding DUF3084 domain-containing protein, which translates into the protein MTAGIILVISILVLGGVIATVSDRLGTKVGKARLSLFNLRPRNTAMVVTIVTGSVLSALTLGILFASSKPLRRGVFQIDQIQTRLNDARKDLTRAEDEKKRVETDLAKARVELNTAMTQLNGINQSLQTAQSQAIQTAEELQRTQSQLGDLQKQLQGIQSEKTATEAELNRTENRLQGVFKQKQSLQAEIAKLRTERQNLIQQREQVKAQIQARDREIAKRDQEMKQQDQELEQQEQRITEQDQIIAKRESRLQELETEQEKLEQQKQVLAQQVELVERDFQLLREGNVALERGQILASGLVRINDPKTSIQAVNRLLQEANIQAIESVQLANKNANQSRVIQITKVEVEDLINEIDDGRDYVVQVISAANYLVGETKVSVFTKAEPNRLLFTTGELIAGTTFDPSTLSNSQLQKQLQQLLDASSFRAHFVGVVNGTVQIGNDRMDTLIRFFQQLQDHNQPLEIQAVAAEDAYTIGPLRLDLLARRNGEVIFSTRQQESLNNPNELPNLSPEKQNDLENSTSQSNSIEQEKK
- the ntcA gene encoding global nitrogen regulator NtcA encodes the protein MTYDRPLAEVFRSIGGGAFPPVVESFERGKTIFFPGDPAERVYVLIKGAVKLSRVYEAGEEITVALLRENSVFGVLSLITGHRSDRFYHAVAFTPVELLSVPIEQVEKALKSDPELPMVMLRGLSSRILQTEMMIETLAHRDMGSRLVSFLLILCRDFGVPGKDGIRIDLKLSHQAIAEAIGSTRVTVTRLLGDLRQKNMISIHKKKITVHNPVTLSQQFT
- the fabI gene encoding enoyl-ACP reductase FabI; translated protein: MLNLNGKNALVTGIANNRSIAWGIAQQLHEAGANIGVTYLPDEKGRFEKKVKELVEPLNPSLFLPCDVQNDAQIEELFTAIRDQWGRIDILIHCLAFAGKEELSGDFSNVSRGGFTRTLDISAYSLVQLSAAAKPLMTQGGSIVTLTYLGGVRVIPNYNVMGIAKAALEMNVRYLAAELGPLGIRVNGISAGPIRTLASSAVGGILDMIHHVEEIAPLKRTVTQTEVGNAAAFLCSDLSSGITGQILYVDSGYCIMGM